In the Pogona vitticeps strain Pit_001003342236 chromosome 2, PviZW2.1, whole genome shotgun sequence genome, TTACCCAGTACAATAATCCCTTGCACATTTTCAATCCCTTCTGCCCTCTTACTATGGTTCCCACCTCCTGAACTCCTTGGAGATGCTCCTGTAGAGTAGGGTCGCCCTGCTGCCAACTCATGTCTGTTTGCATGATGTTTCCTGTAAAATATCGCTATCATCTTCAGTCTCTATTCAGTCCCCTTGCAAACTGTCCCTAGAGCCAAACACTGGGCAAGTCCCCACCCAGTCTTGACCTAGTAGCATCTCCCGAGATAATCCTGGCACCACCCCCACTTTCATCCGTCATGATTCTTCTCCCACTTTCACTTCCGCGCACGTTGTTTGATGTCTTAACGTCTCCATGTATGCATTTCACCACTaatccttcctccctcttttcccctTTCAAGTCCCATACCAAAGTCTTGACACATCCTGTATCTATCAAAGCtcatttcttttctccattcACCCATGCTTCTACCTCCCAACCTGTGCGTTCCAGCCTAGATTTATTTGCTGTCTTTGGTTGTTGCCCTACCCAGGAACAATCGGTCCCTGGGCAGTCCCGTCTCATGTGTCCAAGTAATCCACAGTCGAAACACACAGGACGCCCGTCCTTGCCCTCCTTCAAACCAGTGCCTGGCTCAAACAAACAGTAGTCAAAGGTAATGGGCCACACTGGTTTCGGGGCCATTGTCCTGAAGGAGTGCCCCTGAGTCTTTGCTGTATCATTCCTCTCCAGTGTATGTCGCAAACTAATTCCTGGGCTTGGTGCCACTGCCTTCTCACGTGCTATTCCACGCTCCCCCACAAGGCAGAGTTTTCTTTACTGACTCTTCTGCCATGCAATAATCTTCCACTAGGTGGAGTGCCTCCTCCAAAGTCTTCGGATTATTCTTCTGCACCCAACCCCTCACATTTATGCTTAAAGTATTGACTAGCTGCTCCATTATGATCACCTCCAGCAACTGCTCTTTGGTTCTTTCTTCAGGTTTCAGCCACCACGCCAGGTTGGCTCTCATTCTTTGGGCGAGTGTCCATGGATGTACTCCCGCCTTCATCTGCAGCTCTCTAAACCTCTTCCTATATGCTTCTGTCAAGTTCAACATTTGCAAGATCGCTGCCTCATTGGGGCTCTAGACATCTATTACTTCTTGTAATAGCCTAGTCAAGCAAGGGATCAGGATCAGGGTCCACTGCTCCTTCAGCCACCCAGCCGCTACGGCCACACTCTCAAAAGTATGTAAATAAGCCTCCAGATCATATGTCAAACTCATTTTTTGTATTCTAATCGGAGCTGGTCCTGCTACCAGTCCACCCCTATTCCAGCCGCAATTCTTTTGTCATTTATCCTCCTCCGCTTCTTGTTTCATAATTCTCTTCGTCAGTAACGTCAGTAATGTCTGTTGCTTGGCCAAATTCTCTATCAATTTCTCTCAATGGTTCTTTGAAGTTTCAAAATTTCTTCCTATCCCACCTGAGGGACCGCCCCACGTTGGCTGCCACTGTGATCAGGTTCTTCAAAAATTGGTGACAGTTCCCTCATTTTTGGCAGGAATAAGAGACAGAGATGATTTTGAAAGTCCAACTGGCTCAACTTTATTAACATCAACTTCTGAATTAACCAAATGAAACAGATCACAACAGCTCAATTCTGGAATCATCTTGTAACTTCGGATCTTAGCTCCTGATGTAAATATGTCACTTCTTACATTGGGGCTGGACTAAAGTGTTCGCGATCAGTTATCACCCTCAAGGGGGTGCTCCTTACTGCACATAccgtcccacaacaagggtgtctcaCCCAATCCCCTTTGAGAGGTGGATTGTTGtaagagggactgggatggatcactttcctccccccaccttggTTGCAGGGGTAAACCACCACCGTCCATTCTAGTGGTTTTACCTCCTTCTCTTCATTTCTAGGTAATCTTGGATCTGGGAGTAATCCTCTTCCTGTCTTAAAGTTGGGAAAATCTTTCAGTAAGTCACAGACCTTGTCAGATGTCTCATCATGCCTTTCTGTTTGTACCGCACTATGTTTGGTGCTTCTCTCTGTCTTGTCTGTTTCCACCCTAAATTTCTGCACGTCACCCCACTCTTTTATAACCTACTCCCACActatcagatcttgctcctccccctGGTCCTCCTCCTTATCGTCTGCCAAGAACACTTCTACCgctttcctttccttcactccttcctcttctatttctatTAACACACCCTCTGCGCATCCACACACCTCTTCCTGTCCATTCTTTGTTGAGGATGGCTCACTAGCATCCTGTCCTTCACAGCAAGTTAGTTCAAGTCTAATTCATTAATTGTGAACCCTCATTGTGTAGAATACTGATGTTCAAATACTGGGGAAATCATCACATGACTATTTAGGTTACAACTTGACactgaaaacatatttttgtaGGGTTTTTGAACACATTTACTTGGGACTAAGTCGCACTAGATTTGTTAATAGTAAATAAACTATCAGGCAGTTCTTTGCCCTTTCATGAAACTCCAGGTTAGTTTTCTGAGGGGGGCACTTCAGTCTAACAGTGCAGCCAGCCTTTGGCTTACTTTAATGCAGAGGGTAATGTACCAACTGCCTGGGATAGACCTTTTGATCATCCCCTCTACAAATTTATCTAgataaataaaacattataaaagtaaatgtaacggttccccttgacatttagtccagtcgtgtccgactccagggcgcggtgctcatccccgtctccaagccgtagagccagcgtttgtccatagacagtttctgtggtcacgtggccagcacgactagacatggaatgccgttcccttcccaccgtggtagtacctatttatctactcacatttgcatgctttcaaactgctaggttgacaggagctgggacaagcgacaggagctcactctgtcatgtggattcggtcttacaactgctggtcttctgaccttgcagcacagaggcttctgtggtttaacccgcagcgccaccacatcccacttaaAACATCATAACGCATGGCAATTTTCCCATTTGAGAAAACAAATTCTTAAGATGAACTTAGATCCCATTTGAATGGATGAGAAGGGAGAGCACTTCTGCCTTTATAATAAAGTGGACACCTTAAAAAACATGGCAGTTGGAAAGAGCAGGGATGAGTTATGTCTTAGATTGGTTGGCCAATTTTATCTCCGATCACCATCCAATCTGCTCCCAGTGTAAATGTGCAAATGTTTGTATATCTGGCAATGCTCGTGTGTACAGATTTCATGTGGTGGAAGGGGCTGTTAAGGTTGAACGTCAGGAACTGAAGAATTTTACATACATAAGGGCATATAAGAGGaagctgaagcctctgtgctgcaaggtcagaagacctgcagtcgtaggatcgaatccacagacggagtgagcccccatcccttgtcccagctccctccaacctagcagtttgaaagtatgcaaaatacaaaaatgtgagtagataaataggtaccaccccagtgggaaggtaaacagcattccatgtctagtcacacaggccacatgaccacagaggattgtctgcggaaaaaatgctagctctatgggttggaaacggaggtgagcaccgccacctagtgtcggacatgactggacaaattgtcaaggggaacctttacctttaagcatgCAACACCTCActgaattaatatattttttgctTCACATTAACTGATTTGAAAGCTTCATTGAGTTTTTTGTAACAGAAAGTCATCCACGAAATTACTAGCAATATAGCATAATGGATGAGAGACTGAGCTATGGAACAGGAAGTTGAGGGTCCTTTTTGTGCTTCTAGACAAGGAACCAGTGGTTGAAATGCTGTTGCCATGGCTTGTTTCATGCAAggctggtggtggcagcagcagtggggatctttcagaaattaaacatttctgacaaCTCCGagaggttctgaggctcccatgAAATCCTTTATTTGCTGGGATCCAggacaggagaaggaagcctttcattaccaaaaattgctgccaTCAATAAAGTCATCCTgccagcagtgatttttggtaatgaaaTACTTCCTTCTCCCATTTGGTGGCCCTCACAAATTTTAGAGACAGACTGTGTTTACTGGAAGGGGGAACAAATTGTtacatgtattttaaattaaattgaatggGATGTAACTTGACTGTAAGACTTTTATTAAGTGATGCTAactcttccatttttgtttctcttcctctctctcggCAGGTCTGTGACGGAGGATTAGACAATATCAGTGGAGTCATGCTTCACACAGCCATATCATGCTGGCAGCCATTTCTAAGTCTGGCTGTGCTGCTAATTTTCATGGGCTCCACCATAGGCTGCCCAGCCCGCTGTGAGTGTTCAGCACAGAACAAGTCTGTCAGCTGTCACCGGAGGCGCCTGATTGCCATCCCTGAGGGCATCCCCATAGAGACAAAAATCCTGGATCTTAGCAAGAACAGACTGAAAAGCGTCAACCCAGAGGAGTTCACAGCTTTCCCGTTGCTTGAGGAGATAGATCTCAGTGACAATATCATTGCCAATGTCGAGCCTGGAGCCTTTAACAATCTGTTTAACTTGCGTTCCTTGCGACTGAAAGGGAACCGTCTCAAGTTGGTCCCTCTAGGGGTCTTCACTGGACTGACAAACTTAACCAAGCTAGATATCAGCGAGAACAAGATTGTCATTCTTCTGGACTACATGTTCCAGGATCTGCACAACCTCAAGTCCCTTGAGGTTGGGGATAATGATCTGGTTTACATATCCCACAGGGCCTTTAGCGGACTGCTTAGCTTGGAGCAGCTCACTCTGGAAAAATGCAACTTAACAGCTGTACCAACAGAAGCCCTTTCCCACCTTCACAACCTCATCAGCTTGCACCTGAGACATCTCAACATTAACCTTTTGCCTGCATATGCCTTTAAGAGATTGTTCCACCTGAAAAACCTAGAAATTGACTACTGGCCTATGCTGGACATGATTCCTGCCAACAGCCTGTATGGCTTGAACCTCACTTCCCTCTCCATCACCAATGCTAACTTGTCCACCATACCTTATTCTGCTCTGAAGCACCTGGTGTACCTGACACACCTGAACCTCTCCTACAATCCCATCAGCACCATTGAGTCAGGCATGCTGGCAGATGTGTTGCGCCTGCAGGAGCTTCACATGGTTGGGGCCCAGCTGCGTACAATTGAGCCCCACGCTTTTCAAGGACTTCGATTCCTCCGTGTGCTAAACGTGTCCCAAAATCTGTTAGAGACCATCGAGGAGAACGCATTCTATTCTACCAAAGCCTTGGAAGTCCTTTGCATCAGCAACAATCCATTAGCTTGTGACTGCCGCTTGCTTTGGATATTACAACGGCAGCCCACGCTACAATTTGGTGGTCAGCAGCCAATGTGTGCTGGCCCAGACAGCGTCAAAGAAAGGCCATTCAAAGACTTCCACAGCACTGCCCTTTCTTTCTACTTCACTTGCAAGAAGCCCAGGATCCGCGACAAGAAGCTACAGTACTTGGTGGTTGAAGAGGGGCAGACTGTACAGTTGCTCTGCAGCGCTGATGGTGACCCACAACCAACCATCGCTTGGCTGACACCACGACGAAGGCTGGTCACAGCAAAATCCAATGGAAGAGCGACCGTCCTGGGGGATGGCACACTGGAGATCCGCTTTGCCCAGGATCAAGACAGTGGGCTCTATGTTTGTGTTGCCAGCAATGCTGCTGGGAATGACACCATGTCAGCCACCCTCACTGTCAAAAGGTTTCCACCAGATCGTTTCCTTTATGCTAACAGGACTCCTATGTATATGACGGATTCCAATGACACCAGTTCCAATGGGACCAATGTGAATACATTCTCCTTGGACCTTAAGACAATACTGGTGTCGACAGCCATGGGCTGCTTCACATTCCTTGgggtggttttattttgtttcttactACTTTTTGTCTGGAGCCGAGGGAAAGGCAAGCATAAAACCAGCATTGACCTAGAGTACGTCCCTCGTAAAAACAATGGTGCAGTGGTGGAAGGGGAAGTTCCAGGACCACGCAGGTTCAATATGAAAATGATTTGATGGTTGTGCTGCTAGCATTAATtatttctctcccttctttccctcctgTGGCATTTTAACCAATTCAACAAGCTTGGCATGTAGGGATTGCCAGGCTGGGGGCAGCTTCACTTAGGCTGTCATGGTGTCAAAACGTTACACAGAAATCAGAAAAGACAACTATCTGAGGTTGTACATCTGAGCCTCGTGGTTTGaggctgtgtgtgtgttaggGCTTTTTGCAGAGTTGGCATACAGTACTAATTGTTTGCATTGCAAATTTTTTGGCATTCTGGGGATCTCAGTAACGAACTATCGGTTCATGCTCACAGATAATTGTTCAAAACATTTTCTACCactacaaagagaaaaaaaacaaagaaaagaaaaaaagaaaaaacctacaGTGTAGGGATTTCATATTTACAGAAAGAGACATTTGTCTACAACATACACTACAAAGAAAATTGTATCTATAGCTCTCATTTGCTAAAGCCTTGCATCCTACATTCCTTCTAGTTGGTTCAGCATCACAAGATTagtatgttgattttatttttttaaatatacatatttacTGTGTACATTTTAAAGCAATACAAATGAGAGGTTTTGTTTTTTACGCGGTAACTGACCCTGATGTGATGTAACTCTTCCCGTAAGTACAGCCAACTTCCTAAATCAGACCTCTGTAGTCACCAATAAACGGTATTGTCTGGTGTCAACCCTCATGTGAAAGACCAGAGAAGAACTATTAAAGTAGGCAGAATTTCTCCATGCCCTGTTACACTTTTCTTCATTTGAAGAAATGGCGTGTGcctaattttgatttttaaaagtctgtgatATCCCACTGGACCAGTCTATTGTGATAGAGTCCATGGTTCGGCTTTCTCATCACTGTTGACCTATAAGCTGGCAACACTTACATTTGGAGGACCGTCCCTCGTCCTCTTCCCATATTCTTCTCTTTTAATTTCTGAACCATTGTTAAGAGGTTAATGTGTACCGGGGATAAAGAACCAGAAAAATAAATTCTGCCATATACTTAGAGAAATGCTATCAGCATTGTATTTatagaaacaaatgaaaatagatttaaaaaatcaGCGTAGAGGAATAAGCTCCTCCCTGATGCCAATAAACCAGACTTAGCCATGCATTATGAAAGGAGATGCCACTCAACAGAACCTTCCATACTTGATAGCTTCCAAAAAGCCGAAGTACTGCCAAACTACAAGCCAGAGCCAGTTTTGTATCCATAGATAATGCAGGCTGGTAGCTAACTGATTCCATTGTTGCTAGTTTTTCCTCACATAAATGACCCTGACAGATGATCCTGTGGAGAAAAAGGCGTAGTGGTACCATACCAGATTCCaatattctatatatatataagagtTGTTAGTAGCAAAATAAGAAATTTGCAGGTGTCTGCTCTTAAATAAGAGTGATAGTGACTGAGTGAGAGAATGTGTGCAGGTGTAGAATCCTATTGGTTGTTTATAGTGGTGTTAAGTGCAAACTGCTGCTGATTAACAAGTTGCCCCTTATAGTCCTCATTGTGCGTCAAGTAAAACCACAAGGAGTATAAGCAGCAGTTCATTAGCTAGCAGCATTTAGTCATTTTGATttacaccactgtatttacaccaGTGTTCACAACCAATAGTATTCTGGccatatgtatatatgtgagtgtatatacatatatacagataTGCACACACATGGGAGAACTGACCCTAGGTATTAAATAATTTGTTATTGATGTTTCACCTACACCTCACCTTAAGTGTATAATATATATACAATCCAGAACAAAAAggcatctttttaaagaaaagaatttaGGCCTTTGGCATAAACATCTAGTTTGTAGTCCAAGTTCATTGTTTATAAGCAGTAGTATGAAACCAGTGCAAATGGATGCTCCTGAAGAAGAATCACATTTGGTCCAAAAATGATATTGAGGAAGAGTGCTGAGTACACTATTTCAGAATGGCCCACCAGACAGAGGAGGGTACTGCATCCGCTGGTGATATTCTATGGGAATCCTATGCAGGAGGTTCTCTGATCACAACGCCTTTAGAGAGTACTGGAGCCATATTGTAATCTAGTGTGAAGCAAAGAGCAGACAGATGTGCTCTATGTTCATGGTATTTTCTTCCCAGAACccagggtggggaggagaaataTTGATCATGCAAAGGAAACAGGAAGAAGGCAGGGAGGGAGTTTCTGTGTTGACTAACTCTTAGAAAGGTAAAATCTAATATTTGTGAATGTCTGTGATTTAACAATTGTTACAATTCATGACTGCTTTAACTGTTTTGTTGTCATTTTAGTACTTCTATTGCCTAGCCTTTCCCAAGTATAAAAACTAATACACAGAGGGTAGGAAGATTGGGAATAATGTATGTGACAGAATCCCTGGGCTGACTGATGGATggatttgctttcttgcttgctagctagctagctagctttatttctttattgtgcTATGTGTTATTCTTCCCCTCAagatcatgaaaaaaaaaaaggatttgagAGCTGGACTGTGGTGGCAAGATAGTGTAATGTAGAAATGACAAAAACTGAAGCAATATGTTCCCAACACTCCCGGTGACATTACCTATATAGTATGTTCCTTTAGAATTTGGCTGAGATCTATGTGATTCTTTGAAACTAAGATGAATAAGTAGCGAGTGAGCAATTTGTTATGAATGTTTGTGagggggtgtgtgcatgtgtatgtgttagCTATCTGTCAGTTATGGATTATTTGAAAGCCATGAATAGGATTTTACAGAGACATGTATTCAGATTCTATATCTGACCTTTCTGTCATTTTAACAAACATGGAAATCATATTGCTTATGGCTGAGATTTCAAAGCAGTTTTAAaggattttaatgcattttccacTCACCTCCAACATCTAACAACATTTAGCAACATTTGTTTTGCTCTTGGATCAATGTGTATATGCTTGTACAATCAGGATTATGTTATTTTCAGCACGGTTGCATTCACATAACTTTTCATGCATCTCATACAAAACATATTTATGATTGCACACCATGTCTAGTGACACATTCTTATGATGTGATTTGCATACACCTGTATTTCATATCGCATCACTTTAGTAACTCTGGAACAGGAAAATCATAGGAGGAATTATGGCCTTTCTCATGCCACTACACTGACCGTACGATGCCAGAGTACCATgagaaacaaccatgaaatgcAATAGGCACAAGGCAATTTCTGTGAAGAACTAGTTACTAAGTCAAATCCACAATTGTGATAGCAGCTCTGAAGCTGTCTCTGCAGCTTCTTTTCACACTGTCCCGAAATAATCCGGATAATATCACATGGAGCCTGTTTAATGAGTTTTGCACATCTCCTCAGGTAATAAGGAGGATGATAGTGGGAAAGAGTCATGTAATGGGCCCACAGAAAGTGAGTTCATATAGagacccttggggggggggggaaaaacctTGGATCCACAGTGTAGCACCCCCAGACATCTGACCTGACAAAATAGTATGAAAATAATATTCTCTTATAGTTCTATTCTTTGGGGATGACTGGCCTCTTAAGCATAATTTGGTCCCTCAAATCCCGCACTTAAAATGCCTTGCTAACTAACTGCCTTTTTAACAGGCATTGTAGAAAATGCTTTTTAAGGTCTGAAACAGGCCATTAAAAGTGAAGTTATACTTAAAAGCCACATTGTATGCCAGAAGCTTGTAGAGTGGCATGACTTGCAATActggaacacacaaacacacactcacaaaaaATATTTGGGGAATGTAGTGATGTTGGAGATGGAGTAGCTCTCTAAAGTCTGGGGGTGAGGGAAATATCTCAGAGGTCATTTGAAGTTTCTCATTTCTGACCAATGTATATGGTTCTGAGTTGTTTGAGAAGAAATTCATTCTTTGTGCTCCCTCAGACGACCCTCAAACCCACTTCACAGTCAGATACAGGGTACTCAAAGCCAACTAAGTTATTTAGCTATTTGAGCCAGCATGCCCTACATGCTTTATTCAGGATTGGCCATTGCTCTTTTAGACTCTGACTTTTCAGTTATGCCCCACAGACTACAGATGTCTGAGGGAACTGAAGAATCAGAACAACAGACCAGTGTTAAGTTTTTGTTGATTTCTCTGTGCTAAATCCAAAATTAGTCCCACATAGGCTAGACAAACTGAAAGGGATgttaatcaaataaatacatattcaatTGATTTCAACGAGTCTGCTCTAGCTTGGACTAACACTGGATTTTGAATTATGTATGCTGATACATTTCAAGTATCTGTATCCTCCAAGAGTGAGTAGAGAATTTTAGAGGTTTGCTTTGTGAGCACTGTTTTTCGTTACCAATGATCTTAAGTAATTTGTCACACTTGTAAGATGTTTTTGACTTTTATTAATGCTAGCTGACcccaaaacaaaccaaagaaacTAAAAGAATTATAGGTTGTCTCTGAGAACTACATGGCAAGCTTTCTGTAACTTTGTTGTGCTTTCATATAGGTAAAAGAACTAAATCAAACAAAGGTAGTTGCCATTATTCATGAAcattctatttaaaaaacaaatacaatgcatttatttatgaaGTAGGGAAGACTTTCTGTTTTGATGCCATTTCTATCTGAATTCTGATTAAAAGAATCTGGCTCA is a window encoding:
- the LINGO2 gene encoding leucine-rich repeat and immunoglobulin-like domain-containing nogo receptor-interacting protein 2 is translated as MLHTAISCWQPFLSLAVLLIFMGSTIGCPARCECSAQNKSVSCHRRRLIAIPEGIPIETKILDLSKNRLKSVNPEEFTAFPLLEEIDLSDNIIANVEPGAFNNLFNLRSLRLKGNRLKLVPLGVFTGLTNLTKLDISENKIVILLDYMFQDLHNLKSLEVGDNDLVYISHRAFSGLLSLEQLTLEKCNLTAVPTEALSHLHNLISLHLRHLNINLLPAYAFKRLFHLKNLEIDYWPMLDMIPANSLYGLNLTSLSITNANLSTIPYSALKHLVYLTHLNLSYNPISTIESGMLADVLRLQELHMVGAQLRTIEPHAFQGLRFLRVLNVSQNLLETIEENAFYSTKALEVLCISNNPLACDCRLLWILQRQPTLQFGGQQPMCAGPDSVKERPFKDFHSTALSFYFTCKKPRIRDKKLQYLVVEEGQTVQLLCSADGDPQPTIAWLTPRRRLVTAKSNGRATVLGDGTLEIRFAQDQDSGLYVCVASNAAGNDTMSATLTVKRFPPDRFLYANRTPMYMTDSNDTSSNGTNVNTFSLDLKTILVSTAMGCFTFLGVVLFCFLLLFVWSRGKGKHKTSIDLEYVPRKNNGAVVEGEVPGPRRFNMKMI